A single region of the bacterium genome encodes:
- a CDS encoding PilZ domain-containing protein yields MSQAFRVLRVAFESREALEREYEANLVNGGLFIPGPLELLYGEPVLVFVELPFVDRTLELEGRVVQTIPIEFERNGGRAGVALEMSDPPLEIRRVIEQALDQPLVDEVAAGQGQRHAARSVAHVRARVRVPGVAEIEGRTRNLSLAGVLVAIESDPPPVGQEVVVAIVHPTSGESRSVPGLIARHDVADDGRVRGLGIQFAVPAEEEDETIAYLNQVKASEHARRLGGITGSIDTLGLNDLILSFGQCVPCGRFTLLNRGEVGVVHVASGVITSAQMGAAIGLKALVRMAAWKNGNFEFHANLEPEEDAPALGLPIEAALLETARFIDETRSASGPEVPGNAGLRVEHHKVDLEDPLLSKIERQILDRAGVGMKVSRLLDTIQEPDALIETAIVDLIERGAVRLEAAA; encoded by the coding sequence GTGAGCCAGGCGTTCCGGGTGCTGCGCGTCGCGTTCGAGAGCCGTGAGGCGCTCGAGCGCGAGTACGAAGCCAATCTCGTGAACGGGGGCCTCTTCATCCCGGGGCCTCTCGAGCTGCTCTACGGCGAGCCGGTGCTCGTCTTCGTCGAGCTCCCCTTCGTCGATCGAACCCTCGAGCTCGAGGGGCGGGTGGTCCAGACGATTCCGATCGAGTTCGAACGCAACGGCGGCCGCGCCGGCGTGGCGCTCGAGATGAGCGACCCTCCGCTCGAGATCCGCCGCGTGATCGAGCAGGCCCTCGATCAGCCACTCGTCGATGAAGTCGCCGCGGGGCAGGGGCAGCGCCATGCCGCTCGCTCCGTGGCCCACGTGCGCGCCCGCGTCCGGGTGCCGGGTGTCGCCGAGATCGAAGGGCGAACGCGCAACCTGAGTCTCGCGGGCGTCCTCGTCGCGATCGAGTCCGACCCGCCGCCCGTGGGTCAGGAAGTCGTGGTCGCGATCGTGCATCCCACGTCGGGGGAATCACGCAGCGTCCCGGGCCTCATCGCGCGGCACGACGTCGCCGACGACGGTCGGGTGCGCGGACTCGGCATCCAGTTCGCCGTCCCTGCAGAGGAGGAGGACGAGACCATCGCGTACCTGAACCAGGTCAAGGCCAGCGAGCACGCGCGCCGACTCGGTGGCATCACGGGCTCGATCGACACGCTCGGTCTCAACGACCTCATCCTCAGCTTCGGGCAGTGCGTTCCCTGCGGTCGCTTCACCCTGCTGAACCGTGGGGAGGTCGGCGTCGTCCACGTGGCGAGCGGCGTGATCACGTCCGCTCAGATGGGCGCCGCGATCGGCTTGAAGGCGCTGGTCCGGATGGCCGCATGGAAGAACGGAAACTTCGAGTTCCACGCGAATCTGGAGCCGGAAGAGGACGCGCCCGCTCTGGGTCTGCCGATCGAAGCGGCGCTGCTCGAGACCGCGCGCTTCATCGACGAGACGCGCTCCGCCTCCGGCCCCGAGGTGCCCGGGAACGCGGGGCTCCGCGTGGAGCATCACAAGGTCGACCTGGAGGACCCGCTCCTGTCCAAGATCGAGCGCCAGATCCTCGACCGCGCCGGCGTCGGGATGAAGGTCTCACGCTTGCTGGACACGATTCAGGAGCCCGACGCCCTGATCGAGACGGCGATCGTCGATCTGATCGAGCGGGGCGCCGTC